The genomic window TACGCTGATATATTTTCGGACGCCCGGGATATTTTTAATTGAGCCTACGGTATAAAGAGTGGTTCCGGCGGCACCTACTATAGCCCTTCCGGGCTCTATTAGGATTTTAGGAACCCGTATATTGAGTTTTTCAGACCACAATTTTACTGAATCCACCAGTGTCTCTAGATAATTTTCCACAGAAAGGGGTCTGTCATCATCCGTATATTTTATGCCAAACCCACCCCCAAAGTCTATTTCGCTGGTCTCAATACCGAAACTTTCATGGATATCCCTGGCGAATTTGAGCATGACCTCCGCCGCCATGTTAAATGGCTCTCTTTCAAATATTTGAGACCCTATATGACAGTGAAACCCCATAAGTTTTATACCCTTTGAGCTAAGCGCATGTTCCACTGCCATCACGGCATGGCCGTTCTCAAGACCGAATCCGAACTTTGAATCAAGCTGGCCAGTTTTAATGTAGTCGTGTGTATGAGCCTCTATGCCCGGTGTAATCCTTAGCAAAATTTTAATTTTGCTACGCTGCTTTTTAGCAAGGTCTTTTAGCATTTCCAGTTCGTAAAAGTTATCTACGATAATTCTGCCCACACCGTATTTCACGGCCATCCTGAGTTCTTCATAGGATTTGTTGTTTCCGTGAAAATAAATTCTTTTGGCCGGAAACTCCGCACTTATGGCTGTATACAGTTCTCCACCGGATACTACGTCCAGGCTTAAATCTTCTTCTTCAATGATTTTACACATACCCATGGTTAAAAAGGCCTTTCCGGCATATATAACTTCGCTGTTTTCATGAAGTTTCGACAATGTGTGTTTATATAAACGGCAGTTTTTCCTGATATATTCCTCATCCATC from Biomaibacter acetigenes includes these protein-coding regions:
- the lysA gene encoding diaminopimelate decarboxylase, with the translated sequence MLFGTARINELNHLEIGGCDTVDLAREFGTPLYLMDEEYIRKNCRLYKHTLSKLHENSEVIYAGKAFLTMGMCKIIEEEDLSLDVVSGGELYTAISAEFPAKRIYFHGNNKSYEELRMAVKYGVGRIIVDNFYELEMLKDLAKKQRSKIKILLRITPGIEAHTHDYIKTGQLDSKFGFGLENGHAVMAVEHALSSKGIKLMGFHCHIGSQIFEREPFNMAAEVMLKFARDIHESFGIETSEIDFGGGFGIKYTDDDRPLSVENYLETLVDSVKLWSEKLNIRVPKILIEPGRAIVGAAGTTLYTVGSIKNIPGVRKYISVDGGMSDNIRPALYGAKYSAMIANKAGNPPEEKVSVAGKCCESGDMLIWDIELPRVVPGDILAIFCTGAYHYTMSSNYNMLPRPAVVFVKDGSAQLMVQRETYEDLLRNEVFKNQ